The nucleotide window aaCTAAGAGGAAATGATGTAAGGAGTGCAGAAACAGCACCAGAACATGAAGCGAGATGGCGACTTAATGAGGTCACGTGTGTATGGCTCTACCAAAACAAGCCTTTTCCATTAAAAGCCTTTTCATGTAAAGCAGAATgctttaaatgttcatttcttGACTTCAGAAGACGTATTTAAATAGAACATTTATACATTAATAACTGCCCAtcatataaataacaaaacaaacatctgCACTTTGCTCTATGCGTTATAGGGAACGAACTGTACATTCCAAACAAAAATACTTTGTCTATGAACACTAAATATGCACGCTAGTCACAGTTTAAAACTAGAGTCATGAACCCGAAACGAGAAGTTCCTTACAAGAGGGACACAAAAGCGTCAGATGTTTATGAGGAAGGCACAGAAAAAACGAGAATGGCTTTGCGAAATGGTCCTTGGATAAGAATATATCTTAGTGTAGGTGTTTAGAATTGCTGGTTGTAATGCTGGAATAGAGCATGAATGACTCTTCACAATACAAGCAGAAGACAAAGTTATAGAAATGTGTGCTTGCACAAAGAAAGGAGGCTCTACTTTAGTATACACAGTATATACAGCAGTCCAACTCAGTGAACATGAGCCTATATAGAAGCCCATGTACCCCCGAAGTGTGCTTCTGTTTGTCATTTAACACCACAAAGGGTCACGAAGGCTACGGACCTCCCATAATCTGAAAGTGCTTAGAATTTATGCTTACAGTACAGAGATCAGTTTGGTTTCACTTCGGCAAAGCAAACTATTCTCAAGTATTGTCTGTGAATGTGAAAACCGGTAACCAAATGACTTTCAGCACCGCAGAGAAGCAGCGAAAAGTGAAAAGCATGATTTCTGAGACAAGACAAGTCTTTAACCTTGGGAAAGATGTGTTTTAGAGATGAATTGATAGTTTGATCTGCTCATCTAGGCTCAGGTATATCATTCATCGTCACGTTTGTAACCACATTGTGGCTCTAATGGTCATTTTTGAGGCGGTGACCCTCACAGGATGGATTAGGAGAATATTGCACATTGGTCAGTTTAGATTTGCGAGTCAGTGTCttccttttttgttgtttgttcaggCGAAGCGGCCACTGGAGACGAAGCTGCGGCTGAAGGAGAAGCTGACTTCGGAGCTTTTGTGTTTGCCCCAGGCACCGAACGGCACCACGATGATAGTGCTGTTGTCTTCAGAACCATACTGAAGagcctgagagagagagacagagagagagtgagagacagTGAGTGAGGGGGGGGGAGGGATGTGGGATTAGAGATAGATCTTTGGTTTTTGACCCAttattaggcccacacggaatctgagcgcgcagaattccgcagattttccacagattttcagcagaattccgcagattttccacagattttccacagaattccgcagattttccgcagattttccgcagaattccgcagattttccacagattttccacagaattccgcagattttccgcagaattccgcagattttctacagatttttagcccattattaattctgtttatttaattgagtaaatgtataaatctgaatttattcagtttttattcagtaatttattactttttatttaatttattaaggttttagttatgatactccgctagatactcccaaaataattccgcagaaatctacagatttttaccaaaattctccgcagaaatagcaaaaaacgtctgcagattccgtctggccctgcccattatttaaaatatgtatctaAGAAACAGTTattgacttctttttttttttctggtggggccagtgaaaattttggcatgGCAAGTAAACCTTTGAACCCCTTGACtgataaaaaaaatccttagtgttaaaCCCTGTGGGATGTTGGATAATGTGACTGACCTGCTCAGATATGCGTTGTGCGGCCTCTTTGGGGTCATGACATTGATTGATGACATCACAGATCTCCTGACTGTTCATGATGAAGTTGATGCCATCAGTAGTGAGAGCCAGGAAGGAATCATGGACGTGATGCAACTGACAAAACAGGTACACTTAAATCAACACTAATTGATTTGAAAAATTGTACACTTACAAAAACAGGTCAAatctattattaacattttataaataacactTTTCTATTATTAAAAAGGTTTATGAGAAAAGAAAGATATCAACAATACTAAATATACACACAAggattactgctgcttgttccAACTATCTGTttacaatgagctgaaacaacacaattcttgttggCCAACTTATTTGTTATATGTTttaatttgtaaaccattaatcattttgtgtttggacaacatgaaggaattgtgttggttcaactaCCTGAGGGGAATTGTGGTACCCAGCATGCTTTGCATAGGATTGAATTAGGAGaaggaaatgttgacaataaaattaATCTTCTGTGTTTAAATTTCTTACgaagacttgttagagtttaatctcCACTTCAGTTTGAAGATTTAGTAGAGTgtcatgtaatgctttgagttttaagattaccaccttgcagaagcacccatgctttgggtgttggcagcttaataagcaaaaatgcagtttgttgtattgctcagtgagcaataactgtcctaaaatgagTTTCAagtaactcatgaaatatgcttaaaatgacTCTTTTAGTTCATTcaagacaggggtgtccaaacttggtcctggagggccggtgtgctagagagtttatctccaacttgcttcaacacacctgccaggaggtTTCTTgcatatctagtaagagcttgattagctggttcaggtgtgtttgattagggttggagctaaactcttctggataacggccctccaggaccgaatctggacacccctgatttaggataacttcaaataaaactaaaagactTCTAAATGTACGACACATAATAGACATACATGACattatcagacctttgagtttaagttaaattaaaatactgaggtatttaaactttttatttattggaTGGCCATCCTGCCCTCAAGTAAATTGAGTTCATCGAgagtaatttttttgagtgtacacaaAAATGAGATAAA belongs to Danio rerio strain Tuebingen ecotype United States chromosome 1, GRCz12tu, whole genome shotgun sequence and includes:
- the ppm1kb gene encoding protein phosphatase Mn(2+)-dependent 1K isoform X2, which produces MMCRKGKAVKLTVDHTPERKDEKERIRRSGGFITWNSLGQPHVNGRLAMTRSIGDFDLKATGVIAEPETKRISLHHVHDSFLALTTDGINFIMNSQEICDVINQCHDPKEAAQRISEQALQYGSEDNSTIIVVPFGAWGKHKSSEVSFSFSRSFVSSGRFA